The genome window TCATAATGAATATTAAGGTTCGATAAATCGcctcttttacaatttttagtCCTAATAAGCCCACTAAATTTACttcaatatttatattcttttacaaTTTCTGTGTACTTCGAAAGCAGTATAATGAAATATAACAATTTAACTTCGATAATAAGACAATTACTGTTTGTCAaccataataaaattttctttatccGGATACTTCAGTGAACTTTTTTGTTGATTAAAAAATTCAGTAAATTTCTAATTCCAAATTGATTTTCTTTGCATTAATATGTATAACAACGTTACTTATGCTAATctatatcatatataatatgtCACTTTTATTGTTTTCAGTATATGtacattaaaatttataatttcttttgtcCGTTCATCCCGCGCGGGTAATCACCTAGTTAAAGATTATTGAATGTGAAAACGAAGATCGTAACATTCCTTTCCAACATGGAAAAGGACCATGCTTTGTGGTGGTACCAAGTGTTTTTCTTTATAGGCGTAGCCGCGTAACGTAGAACAAGTTCATTTTTCTATCTCTCTATTCAATAatatctctttaaaaaaaattcctcaAAAGGTTAATCTCACTTATATAGATGTTCAGTTGTCAAAAATATTAGGCCAACCACTGAACATAGTAGACTAATGTTTTGAACGCATGTCGTTGGTATTGTTGTGTTCCTAATTCAAATTTCGGTGCAAAAAATGCTTTACACCATATTTCTAGTATTATCGTACGCAAGTTCCTGGCTAGAAAgaaaaatctattctattaagaTAAGAACATGACATATCGATAAGTATTATATTCAACTACctatatcatttattaaataCACTATTCtatcaaactaaattaatattaaactaaaatatgattacaaaaaatttaaatataaaaattaattttttttagagaaaaataaaaacaaaatataccgTCTTTTGAAAGAACGGATCAAAATCTTatcttttgtatattaaaaagaaacattacaacattgTTTTGTAGACACGTGTCATCATCACAATCATTCTTAgaatccttagaaaaatatgttaggtccatctaaatatataataagtctTTACTAAActaacaataaattaattttagtgTTCTTCATTATTTCCTTATATAAAAATCACGGAATTACCTAATGTGGTTTAAATATGTacgacaattaatgattttgaataataaatatttgataaaaattagtCTATTCTCTATCATTTCCTAATATTATAacttactaaaataaattaaacaaccacataaactatacaataaaaatttagacttttatgtatatgttatattttgaattcttaaaatgattataataactaaaattattaaaaatcttaaattataattttggtgaTCCATGgtttaaatttatgttataacaagatacaaatgattacaaaattatataagtatgattcttatttaataaatattaatatatatatatatatatatagtttaaataaattatataccatataaataaataattattttaatttcgaaatttgctttgattattttgagaaaaaaattgaaaaatattgacaacttaatatttatattttaaactttgcattaaatattttttaaaattataaattactaaaactattaaacatcccataatttttttttgttattagtaattttaaatttttgttataaaaacacaaatgatcaaaaatagaaaagtgtttgtttggattaatgaaatttatttatatgtttgcaccacattaattatatacatactaattactaaatttaaaaacaaaaaatacataaaaatagtttatatataatatttattctgTGAAGAGCGCAGATCATAACCTAGTATTGCTTAAAACTCAAATTCCTTATAGTTAACACTAAAAAGAGATGTTAGACCACTTTCCAACTACATCCATATTTTGTTGGTAGTCCGTGAGATACATATAAACGtaaatagaaaaggaaataGATGAATAAAATAATGGTTATAGActgataaaaattttaaatgaaagaatTTTCAATTAAATATCGATGGGAaagaacatataaaaataaccAACCAACATAGCTCATTTTGTTAAAATCCCATCTTTCCTTTGAGCAAAAAAAAGACCATATAAAAATACTGTTTCTAAATCAACAACTATTTTGTAAATCAAATAgacttttcatatatataaaaagatatatatgaaAAGTAAATCTGGCGTGTGTATAGTAGTTGTAAGACTATAAAATCTTGTAAACATCTATTCATTTTCTCCAGTTTGACAGATCTGCAGTGAGATCAGAAAGGCTAAAATCCCAGGGAATCTGATCAAATGACTCTGTGGTATCCCcagttcctcctcctccatctgcTCCAACAACATCAGCAGTGAACTCAGAATCAAGCACTGAAGTGTCCATTACCATGTCTGAATCAGCAAATGGAAAGTGTCCGCTTGATGCCACAGAAGCTGGACTCACTGCCATCTCACCACTGCTTGGTGGAACCACTTGAAGATTTGCATCTTCCACGTTTCTATCAATCACCATACTTAATATTAAAAGAGagattctttaaaaaaaaaggttaagaCATGGAGATTTAACTATAACTGTGGGAGTTGTTGGTTCTTACTCATTCGTTGAGTTCATCCTCAATGGCTGGAGATGCGCAGGTGCAGGGACTCCGTTAACAACATGGCAGCTTGACATTGCGGTTGCAGCAGCGATATGGGGATGGCCTTGAACATGCATTTGAGGATGTTGTAGTACTGGATATCCTATTTGCATGCCAACTACTGTACTGCGAATAAACAACCGTGTTAAATAACAGTGAAACCATACTTCTAAATATGCaaattcaattttgttttttgtcagGTAACATAAGGGTGTTAGACTTAATTACCAGGTGCCATGGTATGCATTCCGTTTGGCATAGGTGCCAGAGGAATCTTTGGAGGAACAGGAGGATACTTCATGAGATGGTACTGGTGCTCAAGCAACTGATTGAATATAACTATTTGCTTCTTTAGCTTCAACCTTATGTAATAAGCCCTGAAAAACTCTGCGTTTCCTTCTTCTAGTTTCTGCCAAACTGTTTTCACAGATGAAACAAAAGAATGGTCAAAAACTAATTCATAACATGCAATGTGTGTAACGCTTCAACAACCTAGTATCCTACGGAAGCTCTCACATCCCACCTTCGGTACAGAGAATGGAGTTAGCCTAATAAGAATGGAAGAAAGGTTTCTGATGCAAAAAGAGCTTCTTACCCAAGCTAGTAAAGGCAGGTTCTATCCTTGCCCGAGTCAAGAGGGTCTTCACCACCTCTTCTTTGTTCATGTACAACTGAAGACATCTTTCTATCAAATTCTGGACCTACATCAATCATCATATGTTACACAATgacacacacacataaataGAGACAGAGAGATAGAGGTAAAGACTTAAATTTTTAACAAGGAGGAGGTCGAATATTATATACTTACGAGTTCAATATCTTGTCTTGAGACTTTCCTACTATCATTGCTTGAAGCAGATACAGAAACGGCATCTTGTATAGGAGGAGCATCTATAGATTGGTTAAGTTTCTGTTCACCTTGGGACTCTTGTGAAGCTTGAGTGGAAGATTGTAGTTCCtgtaattaaaataacaaatatattctACTATTAACATTTCACTTTTTGGTAATTAAAAAGTAATGATGAGACAGCTTACTATAGACCCAATAAGAACTATTGCTTGAACTAGTCTTAGCTAGAAGAGAATTATAACCATTGTCCAGTTTCCTATATGAAAGTACTGATCTAACCATGAATAAGCAAGCTACAAGTGAAGAGGAACTACAATAGCAGAAGTGCTTGGATGAACATTGTATATTATACAAGAAACATGTTACCTGTTCGCTCTTCATTACTGCTGGACCTAAACTGCCTTGATGATGCTTCAGTCAGAACTCTACTCTTTAGCTCAACAACTTGGTcagtttctttgttttataattttgaaaatcaaagataaacctgaataacaagaagaagaaaacaattagCTTTATATAGGCCATAGTTCATCTACATACTAATACCTAACAGTTTGGTAGCTAAAATAGTCAGCTAACAGTCAA of Raphanus sativus cultivar WK10039 unplaced genomic scaffold, ASM80110v3 Scaffold0753, whole genome shotgun sequence contains these proteins:
- the LOC108831036 gene encoding uncharacterized protein LOC108831036 — its product is MKSEQELQSSTQASQESQGEQKLNQSIDAPPIQDAVSVSASSNDSRKVSRQDIELVQNLIERCLQLYMNKEEVVKTLLTRARIEPAFTSLVWQKLEEGNAEFFRAYYIRLKLKKQIVIFNQLLEHQYHLMKYPPVPPKIPLAPMPNGMHTMAPVVGMQIGYPVLQHPQMHVQGHPHIAAATAMSSCHVVNGVPAPAHLQPLRMNSTNENVEDANLQVVPPSSGEMAVSPASVASSGHFPFADSDMVMDTSVLDSEFTADVVGADGGGGTGDTTESFDQIPWDFSLSDLTADLSNWRK